Proteins encoded by one window of Channa argus isolate prfri chromosome 13, Channa argus male v1.0, whole genome shotgun sequence:
- the LOC137139984 gene encoding glutathione hydrolase 7, whose product MHSPGPEIVPGYSSGCVVDKDANPETTLGSAYSPVDYMSITSFPRLPEDDGMSGENTLKSRKDDDNVLSEQDTDPDLFLKSARLQRLPSSASDLVNHDAASLHETTRDPFKEDCACQRDGLTVIITACLTFATGVTVALIMQIYFGDIQVFNQGAVVTDVGQCTSVGFNVLRKQGSSVDAAITAALCLGIVHPHTSGIGGGGVMLVHDIRKNETRVIDFRETAPSAIHEDMMQRNLGLNPGLLVGVPGMLSGMQQAHQLYGRMQWKDVVTMAADVARNGFNVTHDLAEALAEVKNQNMSDAFQNLFLPNGQAPLPGTFIRRLDLASILDGVAARGTEEFYTGNLTQEMVAAVQARGGVLTEDDFGNYSIALQKPAEVTYQGHHVMSSPAPHAGVALITALNILEGYNITNQVPQNSTYHWIAESVKIALALASSLGDPFYDSSVSDIVAKMESKSQASEFRQMINNSQAFPVSHYTQSFTLEEGEAAAQVMVMGPDDVIVSVISSLNKPFGSGIVTPSGILLNSQILDFSWPNKTQSYSPNPHNSLQPGKRAMSFLMPTAVRPAVGLCGTYVAVGSSNGDKALSGITQVLMNVLSLRKNMSDSVAYGRLHPDLQSNTLLVDSEFLHEEVRQLQAKGDKVERVDVLSFVEGTRRSNDLIIGVKDPRSADASALTMSNMP is encoded by the exons ATGCACAGTCCTGGTCCTGAAATTGTGCCAGGGTACTCTAGTGGATGTGTGGTGGATAAAGATGCAAATCCAGAGACAACCTTGGGCAGTGCCTACTCTCCGGTGGACTACATGAGCATCACCAGCTTCCCCAGGCTGCCAGAGGACGATGGGATGTCTGGGGAAAACACCCTCAAATCTCGCAAAGATGATGACAATGTCTTGAGCGAGCAAGATACAG ACCCAGATCTGTTTCTAAAGTCAGCTCGCCTCCAGCGTCTCCCCTCCTCGGCCTCAGACCTGGTCAACCATGATGCTGCATCCCTGCATGAGACCACCAGAGACCCCTTTAAAGAAGACTGTGCCTGTCAGCGAGATGGGCTAACTGTCATCATCACAGCCTGTCTGACCTTTGCCACAGGAGTCACTGTAGCTCTCATCATGCAGATCTACTTTGGAGACATACAg GTCTTTAACCAGGGTGCAGTGGTGACAGATGTTGGTCAGTGTACATCTGTTGGCTTTAATGTTTTGAGGAAGCAGGGTTCCAGTGTTGATGCTGCTATTACTGCAGCCCTCTGTTTGGGAATTGTACACCCTCACACCTCTGGTATTGGAGG tGGTGGAGTCATGTTGGTCCATGACATTCGTAAGAATGAGACGAGGGTAATTGACTTCAGAGAGACAGCACCATCTGCCATCCACGAAGATATGATGCAGAGAAACCTTGGTCTTAAT CCTGGCCTGCTGGTGGGGGTACCAGGCATGCTTAGTGGGATGCAGCAGGCTCACCAGCTATATGGCAG GATGCAGTGGAAAGACGTTGTTACTATGGCAGCAGATGTGGCCagaaatggttttaatgttaCCCATGATTTAG CTGAAGCTCTGGCTGAAGTTAAGAATCAAAACATGTCAGATGCATTTCAAAATTTGTTCCTCCCTAACGGCCAGGCTCCCCTCCCTGGAACGTTCATCAGACGTCTGGATTTGGCCTCTATATTGGATGGTGTTGCAGCTAGGGGAACAGAAGAGTTCTATACAGGAAACCTGACACAGGAGATGGTGGCTGCA GTGCAAGCAAGAGGTGGAGTGCTCACAGAAGATGACTTTGGAAACTACAGCATAGCCTTACAGAAGCCGGCAGAGGTCACTTATCAGG GACATCATGTAATGTCTTCCCCAGCACCGCATGCAGGTGTTGCCCTGATCACTGCTCTTAACATCCTGGAAGGTTACAACATTACCAACCAGGTGCCCCAGAATAGCACCTACCACTGGATTGCAGAG TCTGTGAAGATAGCGCTGGCCCTGGCTAGCTCACTGGGAGATCCATTCTATGATTCTTCTGTCTCAGATATTGTTGCCAAGATGGAGAG TAAATCACAGGCTTCGGAATTCCGCCAGATGATCAACAACTCTCAGGCTTTCCCTGTCAGTCATTACACTCAGTCATTTACCTTGGAGGAGGGAGAAGCAGCTGCCCAGGTCATGGTCATGGGCCCAGATGACGTCATCGTGTCAGTCATAAG CTCCCTAAACAAACCATTTGGCAGTGGAATAGTGACTCCCTCAGGAATCCTTTTGAATAGCCAGATCCTGGACTTCTCCTGgcctaataaaacacaaagctaCTCACCTAACCCA CACAACAGCCTCCAGCCTGGGAAGAGGGCCATGTCCTTCCTGATGCCCACTGCAGTGAGGCCTGCTGTGGGGCTATGTGGCACATATGTGGCTGTTGGCTCATCCAATGGTGATAAGGCTCTCAGTGGCATCACACAG GTGCTGATGAATGTCCTGTCTTTACGTAAAAACATGAGTGACAGTGTAGCTTATGGGAGACTCCATCCAGATCTTCAGTCCAACACCCTCCTGGtggact CGGAGTTTTTACATGAAGAAGTGAGGCAGCTGCAAGCCAAAGGTGACAAAGTTGAGAGAGTAGATGTTCTCTCATTTGTAGAGGGCACTCGTAGAAGCAACGATCTCATCATTGGCGTGAAGGACCCCCGTAGTGCTGATGCCTCTGCTCTCACTATGTCCAACATGCCATAG
- the LOC137139268 gene encoding tumor protein p53-inducible nuclear protein 2: MFQRLSNLLFGEVEDVAAELKGPNPCVTEAEEDGWMLVNLPGSDSECGGSGSSSRAGSERGCMDESWFVTPPPCFTAEGATAEASPMEDLLIEHPSMSVYVSPNNLSMVSNSNLSVVGEESIVSLAGSMSRVVEPAAAPVAHSPMRTRVTRGAAAQAGALAKVTQVARVQRSKARIERRHLGRNRIQRQNRTREQVPRHAAHARNTFLHQPSKRNFCH; encoded by the exons ATGTTTCAGCGTCTGAGCAACCTGTTGTTTGGGGAGGTAGAAGATGTGGCAGCAGAGCTGAAGGGACCCAACCCCTGTGTGACGGAGGCTGAGGAGGACGGATGGATGCTCGTCAACCTTCCCG GCTCTGACAGTGAGTGTGGGGGCAGTGGGAGTAGCAGTAGGGCAGGCTCAGAGAGAGGCTGCATGGATGAGAGCTGGTTTGTCACCCCTCCCCCCTGTTTCACTGCAGAGGGAGCCACAGCAGAGGCCAGCCCTATGGAGGACCTGCTCATCGAGCACCCCagcatgtctgtgtatgtttcgcCCAACAACTTGTCCATGGTCTCCAACAGCAACCTGTCTGTGGTGGGAGAAGAAAGTATTGTTAGCCTGGCGGGCAGCATGAG CAGAGTGGTGGAACCAGCTGCTGCGCCCGTAGCCCATAGCCCTATGCGCACCAGGGTGACACGTGGAGCAGCTGCCCAGGCTGGGGCTCTGGCCAAGGTCACCCAAGTGGCCAGGGTCCAGCGTAGCAAAGCCCGCATTGAGAGGCGCCATCTGGGACGCAACCGCATCCAACGCCAAAATCGCACCAGGGAGCAGGTCCCTCGCCATGCAGCCCATGCCAGAAACACCTTCCTTCACCAGCCCAGCAAGCGTAACTTCTGCCATTAA